DNA sequence from the Halorussus sp. MSC15.2 genome:
CATCTCGGTCAGGAGTTGGGAGACCACGCGCTCGGACACCTCCGCGCCGCCGCCCATCCCGGAGCCGCGTTCGCCCGCGATGGAGTCTATCTCGTCGAAGAACACGATGGCCGGGGCGGCCTGCCGAGCGCGGTCGAATATCTCCCGGACCGTCTTCTCGGACTCGCCGACGTAGCGGTCGAGCAGTTCCGGCCCGTCCACGTGGATGAAGTTCACGTCGCTCTCGCCCGCCAGCGCCCGCGCGAGCAGGGTCTTGCCGGTCCCCGGCGGGCCGTAGAGCAGGATGCCCGAGGGCGGTTCGGTGTTGGTCTTGTCGAAGAGGTTGCGGTACGCCAGCGGCCACTCGACCGCCTCGGTCAGCGTCTGTTTCGCCTCCTCCAGATTCCCGACCGCGTCGAACCCGATTTCGGGCGACTCGGCGACGAACTCGCGCATCGCCGAGGGGTCCACCGAGGCCATCGCGGTCTCGAAGTCCTCGCGGGTGACCTCCACCTCCATCAGCGCCGCGTCGTCGGCCCCGGCGTCGCGTGCCCGCCGGAGCGCGGCCATCGCCGCCTCGGTCGAGAGCGCGTGGAGGTCCGCGCCGACGAACCCGTGCGTGGAGGCCGCGAGTCGGTCCACGTCCACGTCGTCGGCCAGCGGCATCCCGCGGGTGTGGACGTCCAGAATCTCGCGGCGTCCGGCCTCGCCGGGCACGCCGATTTCGATTTCGCGGTCGAACCGACCGCCCCGCCGGAGCGCGGGGTCGATGGAGTCCACCCGGTTGGTCGCGCCGATGACCACGACCTGTCCGCGAGATTCGAGACCGTCCATCAGCGAGAGCAACTGGGCGACCACGCGGTTCTCCACGTCGCTCTCCTCGTCGCGTTCGCCCGCGATGGCGTCTATCTCGTCGAAGAACACGATGGTCGGGGCCTCGTCGCGGGCGGTCTCGAACACCTCGCGCAGACGCTCTTCGCTCTCGCCCTTGTACTTCGACATAATCTCCGGTCCCGACACCGTGACGAAGTGGGCGTCCACCTCGTTGGCGACCGCCTTGGCTATCATCGTCTTGCCGGTTCCCGGCGGGCCGTAGAGCAGGACGCCCTTCGGCGGGTCGATGCCGAGTCGCCGGAAGAGTTGGGGGTTCGACAGCGGGAGTTCGACCATCTCCCGGACGCGCTCCAGTTCGTCTTCGAGACCGCCGATGTCCTCGTAGGTCGCGCCCGTGGGTTCCGCGGGGGTGCCGTCTCCCTCGCCGCCGACGGGAATCGAGACGCCGGACTCCGACCCAGCGCGACTCCCTCCGGTCGCACCCGACTCGGCCCCGCCCGACCCGGACGCCATCGCCACCGTCACGTCGGTGTCGTCGGTCACGCGGACCACCCCGTCGGGGTCGGTCGCGCCGACGCGGAACGTTCCGGCGTCGCCGAGGCGTTCGAGGCGAACCCGCTCGCCCTCCTTGAGCGGCCGGTCCTGCAGGGTGCGCTTGAGCGCCGATTCGAGCGTGTCGCGGTCGTCCTCGTCGAACTGAGCGGTCGGCGCGAACGTCACCGACTCGGCGTCGGCGACCGAAATCTGGCGCACCGTCACCGCGTCGCCGATGCTCACTCCGGCGTTGGCCCGCGTCTCGCCGTCTATCCGGACGGTCCCGGCCTGCGCGTCGCTCCCGGCGGGCCACACCTTGACGACGGTATCGCGCTCGCCCTCCACGACCACTGTGTCGCCGCTCAGGACGCCCAACGCCGACCGGGCCGACTCGGGGACGCGAGCGATACCCCGGCCGGCGTCGCGCTTCTCCGCGCCCTGTACGGTTAGCTCGACTGCGGCGGAACCCTTCGCGTTCATGTCAGTCTCTCGTAGCTCGTGCGTATTGAGGGTTCCCCTGTCGGGTGCCGGCCGACGCGTCCCGCGACCAGCGAACCGCTACCGAGCGACGACTCGGGACAACTGATTTGGTCGCCGACACTGTATCACCCTAACATGGTCGTCAAAACCGAGCGCGACGAGATGACGTGGTACAAGTGCGAGGGGTGTGGGATGATGTTCGACGACGCCGAGGACGCCAAGCAACACGAGGCGAACTGCGACCACGAGGACCCCTCCTACATCCAGTGACCCGGAGTTCACGGCGGCCGACGCGGACGAGATGTCCCTCTCGCTAACGGGGCAGTTGGTCTGTTTTCGACGGACCGTCTGTTCGGACGTCACGAAGTGCGTCGCCTCGCCCGTCGAGTGCCGTTCGCTCGGCGACCGGTATCCCGAACTACAACCCCGCGCGCTCGCGGTGGTCGGCCGCGAGTTCCCTCGCTTCGGCCTCCGTCTGGCAGGTCTCCCACCGGACCTGGTCGCCGGACCCGTACGCCAGCGCGTCCTTGAGTTCGTCGCGCAGGACGCCCGCGCCGACTTCGAGCACGTCGCCGTCCTCGCCGAGTTCGTAGACGCCGTACTGCTCGGGCGCGGACCCGACCGTCCCGCGACTCAGCGACTGCCAGCGTCTCTGGAGTGGCATGGTGAGTCGGTCCCGTCAATCCTCGTTGACTATCTCGTAGGAGTTCTCGCCGAGTTCGTCCTCCTCGAAGACGAACACCCGGCCGCGCGCGGTCTCGGGGTCGGCCTCCACCTCGATGGCGTAGCCGTCCACGCGCACCGTGACGCCGGGGAACAGTTCCTCCTCCTCGCCCGATTCGAGCATCACTCGACCGACGCCGGTCGATTCGAGGATGTCGTCGTGGGTGTTGCGGTCGTTGACGTACATCATCACGCCCTCGGTTTCGGTCGGGTCCGTCACGAGAATCTGGACCAGTTTACCGGGCTGGGTCCGGAGCGTCCCGGACTCCTTGGTCGGAACGCCGCGGTAGTAGGTCTCCCGGCCGTCGGTGTACTCCACGACGATGCCGTCCTCGGCCAACTCGACGCCGAGGGTGTCGGGGGCCACGTCGTTGCGTGCGCTCATGGTCGGATTTTCGTTCGGGTCGGGGAAAAGGGGTGTGTTTCGGGGAGCCCACTGGGTTGACTGGGCGGTAGGGGCACAAAGATTGAACTCCGTACGTGGCTAGTCAACTTGAGGGGCTATGGGGTCGAAGATTACGCTGACGAACCTGAAGAGGATTCTCCGGAATCCTCGCGTGCTACTTGGGGA
Encoded proteins:
- a CDS encoding AAA family ATPase, which gives rise to MNAKGSAAVELTVQGAEKRDAGRGIARVPESARSALGVLSGDTVVVEGERDTVVKVWPAGSDAQAGTVRIDGETRANAGVSIGDAVTVRQISVADAESVTFAPTAQFDEDDRDTLESALKRTLQDRPLKEGERVRLERLGDAGTFRVGATDPDGVVRVTDDTDVTVAMASGSGGAESGATGGSRAGSESGVSIPVGGEGDGTPAEPTGATYEDIGGLEDELERVREMVELPLSNPQLFRRLGIDPPKGVLLYGPPGTGKTMIAKAVANEVDAHFVTVSGPEIMSKYKGESEERLREVFETARDEAPTIVFFDEIDAIAGERDEESDVENRVVAQLLSLMDGLESRGQVVVIGATNRVDSIDPALRRGGRFDREIEIGVPGEAGRREILDVHTRGMPLADDVDVDRLAASTHGFVGADLHALSTEAAMAALRRARDAGADDAALMEVEVTREDFETAMASVDPSAMREFVAESPEIGFDAVGNLEEAKQTLTEAVEWPLAYRNLFDKTNTEPPSGILLYGPPGTGKTLLARALAGESDVNFIHVDGPELLDRYVGESEKTVREIFDRARQAAPAIVFFDEIDSIAGERGSGMGGGAEVSERVVSQLLTEMDGLAENPNLIVLAATNRRDALDRALLRPGRLEEHIEVPAPDEEGRRAILSVHADDKPLGDDVSLDELAAELEGYTGADLESVVRDASMRAIREAAEAWGVEQADQNADEIRIQRKHFDAAVEKIRPTLE
- a CDS encoding DUF5796 family protein, with protein sequence MSARNDVAPDTLGVELAEDGIVVEYTDGRETYYRGVPTKESGTLRTQPGKLVQILVTDPTETEGVMMYVNDRNTHDDILESTGVGRVMLESGEEEELFPGVTVRVDGYAIEVEADPETARGRVFVFEEDELGENSYEIVNED